The following are encoded together in the Mammaliicoccus vitulinus genome:
- the hemW gene encoding radical SAM family heme chaperone HemW — translation MAKSVYIHIPFCVRICTYCDFNKFYIANQPVDEYLDCLIKEMSTREDKVVETMFVGGGTPTALSEEQLEKLLRAINDLFVITKEYTFEANPDELTEAKIKLLKQYGVNRLSLGVQTFDNELLKVLGRTHHSEDIEKAVNLSRKHQIESVSLDLMFHLPGQTLKQFDDSLNKALALDVDHISSYALILEPKTQFYNLYRKGRLKLPNEDLGEEMYQHLKETLKASHLNQYEISNFAKEGHESLHNMVYWKNEEYYGFGAGAHGYINGIRYGNINPVNQYIKKIQNNELPKLQSSEVSIKEQMEEEMFLGLRMSKGVSKTKFENKFNRTIEDVFGEHVKELTSQALLIDENDFLRLSNRGQIIGNEVFERFLLS, via the coding sequence TTGTTTGATTAAAGAGATGTCAACGAGGGAAGATAAAGTAGTTGAGACAATGTTTGTAGGTGGTGGTACACCAACAGCATTATCAGAAGAGCAATTGGAAAAATTACTTCGAGCAATCAACGATTTGTTTGTTATAACGAAAGAATATACTTTTGAAGCTAACCCTGATGAACTAACTGAAGCTAAAATAAAATTATTAAAACAATATGGCGTAAACAGATTATCGTTAGGTGTCCAAACGTTTGATAATGAATTACTAAAAGTATTGGGCAGAACGCATCATAGTGAAGATATTGAAAAAGCGGTCAATTTATCTAGAAAACATCAAATTGAGTCAGTTAGTTTAGATTTAATGTTTCATTTACCTGGCCAAACATTAAAGCAATTTGATGACTCGTTGAATAAAGCTTTAGCTTTAGATGTTGATCACATTTCGAGTTACGCATTAATACTTGAACCAAAAACACAATTTTATAACTTATATAGAAAAGGTAGATTAAAGCTACCAAACGAAGATTTAGGAGAAGAAATGTACCAACACCTTAAAGAAACGTTAAAAGCTTCTCATTTAAATCAATATGAAATATCTAACTTCGCTAAAGAAGGACATGAATCTCTTCATAATATGGTTTATTGGAAGAATGAAGAATATTATGGTTTCGGCGCAGGTGCACATGGCTATATAAATGGTATCCGTTACGGCAATATAAACCCGGTGAATCAATACATTAAGAAGATTCAAAACAATGAATTGCCTAAATTGCAAAGTAGCGAAGTTTCTATTAAAGAGCAGATGGAAGAAGAAATGTTTCTTGGGCTCAGAATGTCTAAAGGTGTATCGAAGACTAAATTTGAAAACAAGTTCAATAGAACAATTGAAGATGTGTTCGGCGAGCATGTTAAAGAACTAACTTCACAAGCATTATTAATAGATGAGAATGACTTTTTACGTTTAAGTAACCGAGGTCAAATCATTGGGAATGAAGTGTTTGAAAGATTTTTATTAAGCTGA
- the grpE gene encoding nucleotide exchange factor GrpE has product MTEEKQNEQFDETNDQAQSVATEDVETNETESVDNTENVEEVEEEKLVEIPEAELEELKQKVNIEEEKYLRLYAEFENYKRRMKQESSIMKDYQAQRVLTDVLPALDNMDRALQQEGESEDFLTFKKGVNMVYNDLLRSLKDNGLEEIESYNQEFDPNVHQAVMQDSNPDFESGVVTEELQRGYKLKDRVLRPAMVKVNE; this is encoded by the coding sequence ATGACGGAAGAAAAGCAAAATGAACAATTCGACGAAACAAATGATCAAGCTCAATCTGTCGCTACTGAAGATGTAGAAACAAATGAAACGGAATCGGTAGATAACACAGAAAATGTTGAAGAGGTTGAGGAAGAAAAGTTAGTCGAAATTCCGGAAGCTGAACTCGAAGAACTCAAACAAAAAGTTAACATTGAAGAAGAAAAATATTTACGTTTATATGCTGAATTTGAAAATTATAAACGTAGAATGAAACAAGAATCTAGTATTATGAAAGATTATCAAGCACAAAGAGTGCTTACTGATGTATTACCAGCTTTAGATAATATGGATCGCGCATTACAACAAGAAGGTGAATCTGAAGACTTCTTAACATTTAAAAAAGGTGTCAATATGGTTTATAACGATTTATTAAGATCATTGAAAGATAATGGTTTAGAAGAAATCGAATCATATAATCAAGAATTCGATCCTAATGTACATCAAGCAGTAATGCAAGATAGTAATCCTGATTTCGAGTCAGGTGTAGTGACTGAAGAACTACAAAGAGGATATAAATTAAAAGATCGCGTTTTAAGACCGGCAATGGTTAAAGTAAACGAATAA
- the hrcA gene encoding heat-inducible transcriptional repressor HrcA: MITERQLQILNVIVEDYVELGQPIGSKSIIERHQLPISPATVRNEMKQLEDLQLLEKTHTSSGRIPSERGIRHYVNQLLKSKSLSNKSVNWFDQFHDENQYDVNAMLKWLALEISNRSHYTTVVLGPNKFSRYIFEIHFVRVNPTHLMSVIVFTDGYVEKVHVQVLESLQQEQIEKLMNYLNQHFKQNTLSTMIKTLESLTVSFIDHDFIKKFKHALLTQINDQSEEIFLGGKMHLIDALDVTNVTMIQSILKYLESERIAQFLNETSSDSISVKIGQEINKDLHGISIVSTNYEISGDISGHLAVIGPTAMHYNKVIQLLNHF; the protein is encoded by the coding sequence ATGATTACTGAGAGGCAATTACAAATATTAAATGTGATTGTTGAGGATTATGTTGAGTTAGGACAGCCAATTGGTTCTAAGTCGATTATCGAAAGGCATCAATTGCCTATAAGTCCGGCTACAGTTAGAAATGAAATGAAACAACTTGAAGATTTGCAACTTCTTGAGAAGACACATACGTCATCAGGGCGTATACCTTCCGAAAGAGGCATTAGACATTATGTAAATCAATTATTAAAGTCTAAATCTCTAAGCAATAAAAGTGTGAATTGGTTTGATCAATTTCATGATGAAAATCAATATGATGTCAATGCAATGCTTAAATGGCTAGCTTTAGAGATATCAAATCGTTCTCATTATACAACTGTGGTTCTTGGACCAAATAAATTTTCAAGATATATTTTTGAAATTCATTTTGTTAGAGTCAACCCTACTCATTTAATGAGTGTCATTGTATTTACAGATGGATATGTTGAAAAAGTTCACGTTCAAGTATTAGAATCATTACAACAAGAACAAATAGAGAAATTAATGAACTATTTAAATCAACATTTTAAGCAAAACACTTTATCTACAATGATAAAAACGTTAGAATCATTAACGGTGTCATTCATAGATCATGACTTTATTAAAAAGTTTAAACATGCTTTATTAACACAAATTAATGATCAAAGTGAAGAAATCTTTCTAGGTGGAAAGATGCATTTGATTGATGCTTTGGATGTTACAAATGTAACGATGATTCAATCGATATTAAAGTATCTTGAATCAGAACGCATCGCTCAATTTTTAAATGAAACGTCTAGTGATTCAATAAGCGTTAAAATTGGACAGGAAATCAATAAAGACTTACACGGGATTTCTATTGTAAGTACGAATTATGAGATTTCTGGAGATATAAGCGGTCATTTAGCTGTTATCGGTCCAACTGCTATGCATTATAACAAAGTGATTCAATTGTTGAATCATTTTTAA